A genomic segment from Rhinatrema bivittatum chromosome 19, aRhiBiv1.1, whole genome shotgun sequence encodes:
- the LOC115080994 gene encoding beta-1,3-galactosyltransferase 1-like, with protein MRHVLKKQCTFLCVFTFLLFLASMFLLSVHTRTRRKAWQQVELMDQTQNISPLSPPPPPQARHPLQVVYPYSYQFLLNEPDKCKETSPFLLLMIIAEAKNVVARNAIRETWGNESAIPGVSIARLFLVGMAPAFGGPVQNLLQEESRTFGDIIQQDFLDTYHNLTLKTLMGMEWVSRYCPNARYVMKVDSDMFFNADYLVHSLLKPEELPRERYISGLIVANTGPLRSKAYKWYVPKEIYPNDTYPPYCSGPGYVFSADMAKRIYDVAQSLKVVNMEDVFMGICLYELQIQITKPPAGLFNGHHIAYDRCKFKKLIIVHHYSAEQLLELWPDFQNNTDCSEQAMGHRALPFSAPPHPRP; from the coding sequence ATGAGGCATGTCCTCAAGAAACAATGCACATTCCTCTGTGTTTTCACCTTTCTGCTTTTCCTTGCAAGCATGTTCCTACTCTCAGTGCACACCCGGACAAGACGTAAGGCCTGGCAGCAGGTGGAGCTCATGGACCAAACTCAGAACATCTCACCActgtcaccaccaccaccgccgCAAGCCAGGCACCCCCTGCAGGTTGTCTATCCCTACAGTTACCAATTCCTTCTCAATGAGccggacaagtgcaaggagaccTCACCATTTCTTTTGCTGATGATCATAGCAGAGGCAAAGAATGTGGTTGCTAGGAATGCCATCAGAGAAACCTGGGGCAACGAGAGCGCCATTCCTGGGGTGTCCATTGCAAGGCTCTTTCTAGTCGGGATGGCGCCAGCCTTTGGTGGCCCTGTGCAGAACCTTCTCCAGGAGGAGAGCAGGACGTTTGGGGACATTATTCAGCAGGACTTCCTGGACACCTACCACAACCTGACCCTCAAGACCTTGATGGGCATGGAATGGGTAAGCAGGTACTGCCCCAATGCCAGATACGTTATGAAAGTGGACAGCGACATGTTCTTCAATGCAGACTACCTGGTGCACAGTCTCTTGAAGCCAGAGGAGCTGCCCAGGGAGCGCTACATCTCTGGCTTAATAGTGGCCAACACAGGCCCGCTGCGGAGCAAGGCATACAAGTGGTATGTGCCCAAGGAAATCTACCCCAATGACACCTACCCCCCGTACTGTTCTGGGCCAGGCTACGTCTTCTCAGCAGACATGGCTAAGAGGATCTATGATGTGGCCCAGAGCCTCAAGGTGGTCAACATGGAGGATGTCTTCATGGGGATCTGCCTCTATGAGCTGCAAATCCAGATCACAAAACCACCCGCTGGACTATTCAATGGGCACCACATAGCTTATGACAGGTGCAAGTTCAAGAAACTCATCATTGTGCACCACTACAGTGCAGAGCAGCTTCTAGAGCTCTGGCCCGACTTCCAGAACAACACTGACTGCTCTGAACAAGCCATGGGGCACCGGGCTCTACCCTTCTCAGCCCCACCTCACCCGAGACCTTGA